Proteins from a genomic interval of Stenotrophomonas maltophilia:
- the coaBC gene encoding bifunctional phosphopantothenoylcysteine decarboxylase/phosphopantothenate--cysteine ligase CoaBC — MADSPNASPAQARALEGQKLLLCVGGGIAAYKALELVRRLRDAGAQVQVAMTAGAQQFVTPLSFQALSGQPTRTTLWDSAAEQAMGHIELARWADRIVVAPGTADLLARLAQGHADDLVSTLCLASTAPLTICPAMNHRMWLHPATQANIALLRQRGAQVIGPVDGPLAEGESGPGRLAEPGDIVAALAANGSSAATVAAPETRALQGLRLLISAGPTYEDIDPVRYVGNRSSGKMGFALAAAAATMGAQVVLVSGPVQLPTPPGVQRVDVRSAAQMRDAVLKSLPADIYIGAAAVSDYTPRQVAPQKLKKTAESQSLVIELVRTPDILAEVAAQTQSLKLVVGFAAETHDVEKYARGKLVDKRLDLVIANQVGISGGGFESDNNAATAFWQDGEQVFPATSKRELAEQLLALIARRLQA; from the coding sequence GTGGCTGACTCCCCCAACGCTTCCCCCGCGCAGGCCCGCGCGCTGGAAGGTCAGAAACTGCTGTTGTGCGTCGGAGGCGGGATCGCGGCCTACAAGGCCCTGGAACTGGTGCGGCGCCTGCGCGACGCCGGTGCCCAGGTGCAGGTGGCGATGACCGCCGGAGCACAGCAGTTCGTCACTCCGCTCAGTTTCCAGGCCCTGTCCGGGCAGCCGACCCGCACCACGCTGTGGGACAGCGCCGCCGAACAGGCCATGGGCCACATCGAGCTGGCCCGCTGGGCCGACCGCATCGTGGTCGCCCCGGGTACCGCCGATCTGCTGGCCCGGCTCGCCCAGGGTCATGCCGATGACCTGGTCAGCACCCTGTGCCTGGCCAGCACCGCTCCATTGACGATCTGCCCGGCGATGAACCACCGCATGTGGCTGCATCCGGCCACCCAGGCCAACATCGCCCTGCTGCGCCAGCGCGGCGCGCAGGTGATCGGCCCGGTCGACGGTCCGCTGGCCGAAGGCGAGTCCGGTCCGGGTCGTCTGGCCGAGCCCGGCGACATCGTGGCGGCGTTGGCCGCCAATGGCAGCAGCGCCGCGACCGTTGCCGCGCCGGAAACCCGCGCGCTGCAGGGCCTGCGCCTGCTGATCAGCGCCGGCCCGACCTATGAAGACATCGATCCGGTGCGCTACGTCGGCAACCGCAGCAGCGGCAAGATGGGCTTCGCCCTGGCCGCGGCCGCCGCGACGATGGGCGCCCAGGTGGTGCTGGTCAGCGGCCCCGTACAGCTGCCGACGCCACCCGGCGTGCAGCGTGTGGACGTGCGCTCGGCCGCGCAGATGCGCGATGCCGTGCTGAAGTCGTTGCCGGCCGACATCTATATCGGTGCCGCTGCGGTGTCCGACTACACGCCGCGCCAGGTCGCGCCGCAGAAGCTGAAGAAGACCGCCGAGAGCCAGTCGCTGGTGATCGAGCTGGTGCGCACGCCGGACATCCTCGCCGAAGTTGCCGCGCAGACACAGTCGCTGAAGCTGGTGGTCGGCTTTGCCGCCGAAACCCACGACGTGGAGAAATATGCACGTGGCAAGCTGGTCGACAAGCGCCTGGACCTGGTGATCGCCAACCAGGTCGGCATCAGCGGCGGTGGTTTCGAGAGTGACAACAATGCCGCCACTGCCTTCTGGCAGGACGGTGAACAGGTATTCCCGGCCACCTCCAAGCGCGAGCTGGCCGAACAACTGCTGGCGCTGATCGCGCGGAGACTCCAGGCATGA
- a CDS encoding response regulator transcription factor has product MHPRIIIADDHPVVLHGIRIVLQTHLMNIVGSARDGAQLLELLDNHPCDAVLTDLSMPGTGPDGPELIDALHTRYPGLPVVVLTGARHPGLLDGLLREGVSGLVDKCADFSELPQALNAALVGQVFVSQQLRHHLQARDLLFPREPAPLSAREQEVLDLLAAGLSVNAVAARCGRSPKTISRQKAEAKRKLGLQNNQELFDYLQTRRD; this is encoded by the coding sequence GTGCATCCACGCATCATCATCGCCGACGACCATCCCGTGGTCCTGCATGGCATCCGTATCGTGCTGCAGACCCACCTGATGAACATCGTCGGCAGTGCGCGTGACGGCGCCCAGCTGCTGGAGCTGCTCGACAATCACCCATGCGATGCCGTGCTGACCGACCTGTCGATGCCCGGCACCGGCCCGGATGGCCCGGAACTGATCGATGCGCTGCACACCCGCTACCCCGGGCTTCCAGTGGTCGTGCTGACCGGCGCCCGCCATCCCGGGCTGCTTGATGGCCTGCTGCGCGAGGGCGTCAGCGGTCTGGTCGACAAATGCGCCGATTTCTCCGAACTGCCGCAGGCACTGAACGCCGCGCTTGTCGGCCAGGTGTTCGTCTCCCAGCAGCTGCGCCACCATCTGCAGGCCCGCGACCTGCTGTTCCCACGCGAACCGGCGCCGTTGTCGGCACGCGAGCAGGAAGTACTGGACCTGCTGGCGGCCGGCCTCAGCGTGAACGCCGTGGCCGCACGATGTGGGCGCAGCCCGAAGACGATCAGCCGGCAGAAGGCCGAGGCCAAGCGCAAGCTGGGCCTGCAGAACAACCAGGAACTGTTCGACTACCTGCAGACCCGGCGCGACTGA
- the radC gene encoding RadC family protein codes for MPIHDWPEQERPREKLIARGPTALSDAELLALFLGSGFGGRDAVQTARDLLQAHGPLRVLLDRPAAELARLPGLGPARSCTLAAGLELAHRYLAAELEHGEAVGNNPTAVGRYLQHRLRGQAREVFMALFLDNRHRLIACEELFHGTINAAPVYPREVVRRALLHNAAAVILSHNHPSGDPEPSSADTRITDELQQALAMVDVRLLDHFVVGEGRPVSFAERGLLAQLQPRLFG; via the coding sequence ATGCCCATCCATGACTGGCCCGAACAGGAACGCCCCCGCGAGAAGTTGATCGCGCGGGGGCCCACGGCACTTTCCGACGCCGAACTGCTGGCGCTGTTTCTCGGCTCCGGGTTCGGTGGCCGCGATGCCGTGCAGACCGCGCGCGACCTGCTGCAGGCGCACGGCCCGTTGCGGGTGCTGCTCGACCGCCCCGCCGCTGAACTGGCCCGCCTGCCCGGGCTCGGCCCGGCACGCAGCTGCACGCTTGCTGCCGGGCTGGAACTGGCCCATCGCTATCTGGCGGCCGAGCTGGAGCACGGCGAGGCGGTAGGCAACAACCCGACGGCGGTCGGCCGCTACCTGCAGCACCGGCTGCGTGGCCAGGCCCGCGAGGTCTTCATGGCCCTGTTCCTGGACAACCGCCACCGCCTGATCGCCTGTGAAGAGCTGTTCCACGGCACCATCAACGCCGCCCCGGTCTACCCCCGCGAAGTGGTGCGCCGCGCCCTGCTGCACAACGCGGCGGCGGTGATCCTCAGCCACAACCACCCTTCCGGCGACCCGGAACCCTCCAGCGCCGATACCCGCATCACCGACGAACTGCAGCAGGCGCTGGCAATGGTGGACGTGCGCCTGCTGGACCACTTCGTGGTCGGCGAGGGCCGTCCCGTTTCGTTTGCTGAACGAGGCCTGCTGGCCCAACTCCAGCCCCGCCTGTTCGGCTGA
- the argS gene encoding arginine--tRNA ligase, translated as MKNLLRALISQGIEALRANGTLPADSLPPDFVVERPKTRDHGDFATNAAMLLAKAARSNPRALAQALVEALPRSEDVSKVEIAGPGFINFHLAPAAYQREAASVIKEAHDYGRNLSGNGRTVGVEYVSANPTGPLHVGHGRAAAIGDCVARVLDANGWNAKREFYYNDAGVQIENLALSTQARIKGIAPDQDGWPEGGYRGEYIADVARAYMAGASVDLEGGTVVGAKDPDDMQAIRRFAVAYLRNEQNLDLAAFGVDFDIYFLESSLYADGKVAEAVAKLQASGHTYEEGGALWLRSTDFGDDKDRVMRKSDGTFTYFVPDVAYHLSKWQRGYERAITELGADHHGSLARVRAGLQAMEVGIPQGWPEYVLHQMVTVMRGGEEVKLSKRAGSYFTLRDLIEEAGRDATRWFLIARKPDSQLTFDIDLARQQSNDNPVFYVQYAHARVCSLLRQAQEKGLVYEQGNGLANLGRLADDASLLLMNEISRYPEVVEAAGVALEPHLVAQYLRELAHAFHTWYHGTPVLVEDAADRNAKLTLACAARQVLANGLELLGVSAPEKM; from the coding sequence GTGAAAAATCTCCTCCGCGCCCTGATCAGCCAAGGCATCGAAGCCTTGCGCGCCAATGGCACCCTGCCCGCCGACTCCCTGCCGCCGGACTTCGTGGTCGAGCGCCCGAAGACCCGTGACCACGGCGACTTCGCCACCAACGCCGCGATGCTGCTGGCCAAGGCCGCGCGCAGCAATCCGCGCGCACTGGCGCAGGCGCTGGTCGAGGCGCTGCCGCGCAGCGAGGACGTCAGCAAGGTCGAGATCGCTGGCCCGGGCTTCATCAACTTCCACCTGGCTCCGGCCGCGTACCAGCGCGAAGCCGCTTCGGTCATCAAGGAAGCGCACGACTACGGCCGCAACCTGTCCGGCAATGGCCGCACGGTGGGCGTGGAGTACGTGTCGGCCAACCCGACCGGCCCGCTGCATGTCGGTCATGGCCGCGCGGCGGCGATCGGCGACTGCGTGGCACGCGTGCTCGATGCGAACGGCTGGAACGCCAAGCGCGAGTTCTACTACAACGACGCCGGCGTGCAGATCGAGAACCTGGCGCTGTCCACCCAGGCGCGGATCAAGGGCATCGCGCCGGACCAGGACGGCTGGCCGGAAGGTGGCTACCGCGGTGAATACATCGCCGACGTCGCCCGCGCCTACATGGCCGGCGCCAGCGTCGACCTGGAAGGCGGCACCGTGGTCGGCGCCAAGGACCCGGACGACATGCAGGCGATCCGTCGCTTCGCCGTGGCCTACCTGCGCAACGAGCAGAACCTGGACCTGGCCGCGTTCGGCGTCGACTTCGACATCTACTTCCTGGAAAGCTCGCTGTACGCCGACGGCAAGGTTGCTGAAGCGGTCGCCAAGCTGCAGGCCTCGGGCCACACCTACGAGGAAGGTGGCGCGCTGTGGCTGCGCAGCACCGACTTCGGTGACGACAAGGACCGCGTGATGCGCAAGTCCGACGGCACCTTCACCTACTTCGTGCCGGACGTGGCCTACCACCTGTCCAAGTGGCAGCGTGGCTACGAGCGCGCGATCACCGAGCTGGGCGCGGACCACCACGGCTCGCTGGCGCGCGTGCGCGCCGGCCTGCAGGCGATGGAAGTGGGCATCCCCCAGGGCTGGCCGGAATACGTGCTGCACCAGATGGTCACCGTCATGCGCGGCGGCGAGGAAGTGAAGCTGTCCAAGCGTGCCGGCAGCTACTTCACCCTGCGCGACCTGATCGAGGAAGCCGGCCGCGATGCGACCCGCTGGTTCCTGATCGCGCGCAAGCCCGATTCGCAGCTGACCTTCGACATCGACCTGGCCCGCCAGCAGAGCAACGACAACCCGGTGTTCTACGTGCAGTACGCGCATGCCCGCGTCTGCAGCCTGCTGCGCCAGGCGCAGGAGAAGGGCCTGGTGTACGAACAGGGCAACGGCCTGGCCAACCTCGGCCGCCTGGCCGACGACGCTTCGCTGCTGCTGATGAACGAGATCTCGCGGTACCCGGAAGTGGTGGAGGCGGCCGGCGTGGCGCTGGAACCGCATCTGGTGGCGCAGTACCTGCGTGAATTGGCGCACGCGTTCCACACGTGGTATCACGGGACGCCGGTGCTGGTGGAAGATGCCGCCGATCGCAACGCCAAACTGACCCTGGCCTGCGCCGCGCGCCAGGTGCTGGCCAACGGCCTCGAACTCCTGGGCGTCAGCGCCCCGGAAAAAATGTAA
- a CDS encoding SPOR domain-containing protein, with product MAARRGKNQARRNSSSQGTPGWVWLVAGVAIAAVVFLAAPNLFKGEGDGFLRAGPQPNPNAQPAPVADADSDVGTQPAAQPATPKPAEPEKPAATQYDFYTLLPGKEVEMSDAELAASARAEDQRRAKAEAQRAQAALEGKPVPAATAAPAPTATASVASTAQVTATSRPLPAPLSERPAAATPSASTAPTSTSTAAATPAARAETAPATAGTAAAPAATDNARYILQAGAFGASGDAEATKAKLAMMGLAARVESAQINGKTVYRVRMGPYGSAGELSEAKQKLDGTGLQAMAIKAQ from the coding sequence ATGGCAGCACGACGCGGCAAAAACCAGGCACGACGCAACAGCAGCAGCCAGGGCACACCCGGATGGGTGTGGCTGGTCGCTGGCGTGGCGATTGCGGCCGTGGTGTTCCTGGCGGCGCCGAACCTGTTCAAGGGCGAAGGCGATGGCTTCCTGCGCGCCGGTCCACAGCCGAACCCGAACGCGCAGCCGGCCCCGGTCGCTGATGCCGACAGCGATGTCGGCACCCAGCCGGCCGCGCAGCCGGCCACGCCGAAGCCGGCCGAACCGGAAAAGCCGGCCGCCACCCAGTACGACTTCTACACCCTGCTGCCGGGCAAGGAAGTCGAGATGTCCGATGCCGAATTGGCCGCCAGCGCACGTGCCGAAGACCAGCGCCGGGCCAAGGCCGAAGCGCAGCGCGCGCAGGCGGCACTGGAGGGCAAGCCGGTTCCGGCCGCAACCGCTGCGCCGGCACCGACGGCCACCGCCAGCGTGGCCAGCACCGCGCAGGTGACCGCCACCAGCCGTCCGCTGCCGGCACCGCTGAGTGAACGTCCTGCCGCGGCAACGCCGTCGGCCAGCACGGCCCCGACCTCGACCAGCACCGCCGCCGCCACTCCGGCGGCGCGCGCGGAAACGGCACCGGCAACGGCGGGCACCGCTGCCGCACCGGCGGCCACCGACAATGCCCGCTACATCCTGCAGGCAGGCGCCTTCGGTGCCTCCGGCGATGCCGAAGCGACCAAGGCCAAGCTGGCGATGATGGGACTTGCGGCTCGCGTGGAATCAGCACAGATCAACGGCAAGACCGTATACCGCGTGCGCATGGGGCCGTATGGCAGCGCCGGCGAACTGTCCGAAGCCAAGCAGAAGCTGGATGGCACTGGCCTGCAGGCGATGGCGATCAAGGCACAGTGA
- a CDS encoding SDR family NAD(P)-dependent oxidoreductase, whose product MTRTVLITGATSGFGAAAVHRFAQAGWKVIATGRRSERLQPLVERYGKDVVHAAAFDIRDPIAMEAALLALPPAFGEIDLLVNNAGLAQGTAPAQSARLSDWTTMIDTNITALVTLTHHLLPQLVERKGAIINISSVAGVYPYPGGNAYGGTKAFVSQFSLGLRSDLHGTGVRVTTIEPGMAETEFTVVRTHGDQAASDKLYTGANPMTAEDIAEQIFWVASLPPHLNINRLELMPVSQSFAGFQVAREG is encoded by the coding sequence ATGACCCGCACTGTCCTGATTACCGGCGCCACGTCCGGCTTCGGCGCCGCCGCCGTCCACCGCTTCGCCCAGGCGGGCTGGAAGGTGATCGCCACCGGCCGCCGCAGTGAACGCCTGCAGCCGCTGGTCGAGCGCTACGGCAAGGACGTGGTGCATGCCGCCGCCTTCGACATCCGTGATCCGATTGCGATGGAAGCGGCGCTGCTGGCACTGCCGCCGGCCTTCGGCGAGATCGATCTGCTGGTCAACAACGCCGGCCTGGCGCAGGGCACCGCGCCGGCACAGAGCGCCAGGTTGTCGGACTGGACCACGATGATCGACACCAACATCACCGCGCTGGTGACCCTGACCCACCACCTGCTGCCGCAGCTGGTGGAGCGCAAGGGCGCGATCATCAACATTTCGTCGGTGGCCGGCGTCTACCCGTACCCGGGTGGCAACGCCTACGGTGGCACCAAGGCCTTCGTCAGCCAGTTCTCGCTGGGCCTGCGTTCGGACCTGCACGGCACCGGCGTGCGCGTGACCACGATCGAGCCGGGCATGGCCGAAACCGAGTTCACCGTGGTGCGTACCCATGGCGACCAGGCTGCGTCGGACAAGCTCTATACCGGCGCCAACCCGATGACCGCAGAGGACATCGCCGAGCAGATCTTCTGGGTGGCCAGCCTGCCGCCGCACCTGAACATCAATCGCCTGGAACTGATGCCGGTCAGCCAGTCGTTTGCCGGCTTCCAGGTTGCCCGCGAAGGCTGA
- a CDS encoding DUF1456 family protein encodes MINNDVLRSVRYSLDLGDHHVVTLCQMADPAFAVDPEQVKAWLRREDEAGFEAMSDSALAHFLDGLIVHLRGRDESQPQRAVETRIDNNLVLKKLRVAFQLRDVDLMEIFASAGFNVSKSEVGALFRQPGHTNYRRCLDQMLRNFLKGLSLRLRG; translated from the coding sequence ATGATCAACAATGATGTCCTGCGCAGCGTGCGCTACTCCCTGGACCTGGGCGACCACCACGTGGTGACCCTGTGCCAGATGGCCGACCCGGCCTTCGCCGTGGATCCCGAACAGGTGAAGGCCTGGCTGCGCCGCGAGGACGAAGCCGGTTTCGAAGCGATGAGCGACAGCGCGCTGGCGCACTTCCTCGACGGCCTGATCGTGCACCTGCGCGGTCGCGACGAGAGCCAGCCGCAGCGTGCGGTGGAAACCCGCATCGACAACAACCTGGTGCTGAAGAAGCTGCGCGTGGCGTTCCAGCTGCGCGACGTCGATCTGATGGAGATCTTCGCCAGCGCCGGTTTCAACGTCTCCAAGTCGGAAGTCGGCGCGCTGTTCCGCCAGCCCGGGCACACCAACTACCGGCGTTGCCTGGACCAGATGCTGCGCAACTTCCTCAAGGGCCTGAGCCTGCGCCTGCGCGGCTGA
- a CDS encoding LysR family transcriptional regulator, whose protein sequence is MNLKQLEFAVALAEEGNFTRAAERCHVVQSALSHQIAYLEQELGTPLFERLPRQVRATAAGEALLVHARQVLASLRHLRADVAAVSGEVRGLLAIGQISSLTGIDVVAMLAAFQQVHPQVEFQLRVDKSEDLIAQVQSRELDVALVGLAPSAALDGVCHRMLQEEDLVAVLAPSHRLARRKRLPLTTLQDEALVDFPRGTGARRQTDDAFAAAGLPHTVRFEVNLMELVERFVRHGLAVGIVPALIAEGFEGVVRIPLQPTPTRRVHLVWQRLPTPAARAFVDAVLSRAGAGSGP, encoded by the coding sequence GTGAACCTCAAGCAGCTCGAGTTTGCCGTTGCCCTTGCCGAGGAGGGCAATTTCACCCGTGCCGCAGAACGTTGCCACGTGGTGCAGTCCGCACTCAGCCACCAGATTGCCTACCTGGAGCAGGAACTGGGCACGCCGCTGTTTGAACGCCTGCCGCGGCAGGTGCGGGCGACGGCAGCCGGTGAGGCGCTGCTGGTGCACGCACGCCAGGTGCTGGCCAGCCTGCGCCACCTGCGCGCCGACGTGGCGGCGGTGAGCGGCGAGGTGCGCGGGCTGCTGGCGATCGGGCAGATTTCCTCGCTGACCGGCATTGACGTGGTGGCGATGCTGGCCGCCTTCCAGCAGGTGCATCCCCAGGTGGAATTCCAGTTGCGGGTGGACAAGAGCGAGGACCTGATCGCACAGGTGCAGTCGCGCGAACTGGACGTGGCACTGGTGGGGTTGGCGCCCTCTGCGGCGCTGGACGGGGTCTGCCACAGGATGCTGCAGGAAGAAGACCTGGTGGCGGTACTGGCCCCCTCGCATCGGCTGGCCCGGCGCAAACGGTTGCCTTTGACCACGCTGCAGGATGAAGCGCTGGTCGACTTCCCGCGCGGTACCGGTGCGCGGCGGCAGACCGACGATGCGTTCGCTGCTGCCGGCCTGCCGCACACGGTACGCTTCGAGGTCAATCTGATGGAACTGGTCGAGCGCTTCGTCCGCCATGGGCTGGCGGTCGGCATCGTGCCGGCGTTGATCGCCGAAGGCTTTGAAGGCGTGGTACGGATTCCGCTGCAGCCGACCCCGACCCGCCGCGTGCACCTGGTCTGGCAACGGCTGCCGACGCCCGCGGCACGGGCGTTCGTGGACGCCGTGCTCAGCCGCGCAGGCGCAGGCTCAGGCCCTTGA
- a CDS encoding MFS transporter, which yields MSIATGVAVASNYYAQPLLHTIADAFGVPFGQVGMVVTAAQLSYAAGLILLVPLGDLFERRRLIVVMSLLSAGGLVISACAPSLTWLLVGTAITGLFSVVAQVLVPFAATLAAPEHRGRVVGTLMSGLLLGILLARTVAGLLSSLGDWRLVYAIAAGTLVLTALALQRGLPRFHHSAGLGYFALLRSIGVLFVQEPVLRQRTLLGACSFAMFAIFWTPLAFLLAQPPYAYSDATIGLFGLVGAAGTLAAGLAGRMSDRGQTGRATAIALLLLLLSWLPLGLSAHSLLALLVGVVVLDLAAQLLHVSNQNLIYALQPAARNRLNAGYMTGYFIGGSLGSLLSAQVYQRFGWTGVCVAGAAVAVLALLLWLPGALRARQASMAG from the coding sequence ATGTCGATCGCTACCGGCGTGGCGGTGGCCAGCAACTACTATGCGCAGCCACTGCTGCACACCATCGCCGATGCCTTCGGCGTGCCATTCGGCCAGGTCGGCATGGTGGTCACCGCCGCGCAGCTGAGCTATGCCGCCGGACTGATCCTGCTGGTGCCGCTGGGAGACCTGTTCGAGCGCCGCCGCCTGATCGTGGTGATGAGCCTGCTGTCGGCGGGCGGGCTGGTGATCAGTGCCTGTGCGCCGTCGCTGACCTGGTTGCTGGTCGGCACTGCGATCACCGGCCTGTTCTCGGTGGTGGCACAGGTGCTGGTGCCCTTCGCGGCCACCTTGGCTGCCCCCGAGCATCGCGGGCGCGTGGTCGGCACGCTGATGAGTGGCCTGCTGCTGGGGATCCTGCTGGCGCGCACCGTCGCTGGCCTGCTTTCCAGCCTGGGCGACTGGCGCCTGGTATATGCGATCGCTGCCGGCACCCTGGTACTGACCGCATTGGCGCTGCAGCGCGGCCTGCCGCGTTTCCACCACAGCGCCGGCCTCGGTTACTTCGCACTGCTGCGCTCGATCGGCGTGCTGTTCGTGCAGGAACCGGTGCTGCGCCAGCGCACCCTGCTGGGCGCCTGCAGCTTCGCCATGTTCGCGATCTTCTGGACACCGCTCGCCTTCCTGCTGGCACAGCCGCCCTACGCCTACAGCGACGCCACCATCGGCCTGTTCGGCCTGGTGGGCGCGGCCGGCACACTGGCCGCAGGCCTGGCCGGGCGCATGTCCGACCGTGGCCAGACCGGTCGCGCCACCGCCATCGCACTGCTGCTGTTGCTGCTGTCGTGGCTGCCGCTGGGGTTGTCCGCGCACTCGCTGCTGGCACTGCTGGTGGGCGTGGTGGTGCTGGACCTGGCCGCGCAGCTGCTGCACGTCAGCAACCAGAACCTGATCTATGCGCTGCAACCGGCGGCACGCAATCGCCTCAATGCCGGCTATATGACCGGCTACTTCATCGGCGGTTCGCTGGGTTCGCTGCTCTCGGCACAGGTCTACCAGCGCTTCGGCTGGACCGGCGTCTGCGTGGCCGGTGCTGCCGTGGCCGTGCTGGCGCTGCTGCTGTGGTTGCCCGGCGCGCTGCGTGCACGCCAGGCTTCGATGGCCGGTTAG
- a CDS encoding TorF family putative porin, with the protein MNSKGTMATVVAALAGLLGIGSAQAQAQVSGSMALTSDYVWRGSSQSDGDPAVQAGAKVTVASGWYASVWGSNVSFRPDNGARSEFDLVAGWSGALATDWTLDANLTRYLYPGTGRALDWTELNTTLTWKQRAWLQVAHSNDALAGGHRGTYAQLGVRVPLHERFRLEAAVGQYWLATAQGPDYLHGQLSAIATLTPAWELRATVHDTDNAAKRLFPGNAGGRWELALQGSF; encoded by the coding sequence GTGAACAGCAAGGGGACTATGGCGACGGTAGTGGCCGCGCTGGCAGGGCTGCTCGGCATTGGCAGTGCGCAGGCACAGGCGCAGGTGAGCGGCAGCATGGCGTTGACCAGTGATTACGTGTGGCGTGGCAGCTCGCAGAGCGATGGCGACCCGGCCGTACAGGCGGGCGCGAAGGTCACGGTGGCATCGGGCTGGTACGCCAGCGTGTGGGGGTCCAACGTTTCGTTCAGGCCAGACAACGGCGCGCGCAGCGAATTCGATCTGGTCGCAGGCTGGTCGGGCGCGCTGGCCACGGACTGGACGCTGGACGCCAACCTGACGCGCTACCTGTATCCGGGCACGGGCCGCGCGCTGGACTGGACCGAACTCAACACCACGTTGACCTGGAAGCAGCGCGCCTGGCTGCAGGTCGCGCACTCCAACGATGCGCTGGCCGGTGGCCATCGTGGTACCTATGCCCAGCTCGGTGTGCGTGTGCCGCTGCACGAGCGCTTCCGTCTGGAAGCGGCGGTGGGCCAGTACTGGTTGGCCACCGCGCAGGGGCCGGATTACCTGCATGGCCAGCTCAGTGCCATTGCCACGCTGACGCCGGCGTGGGAGCTGCGTGCCACCGTGCATGACACGGACAACGCAGCCAAGCGCCTGTTCCCCGGCAACGCCGGTGGGCGATGGGAGCTGGCGCTGCAGGGCAGCTTCTAA
- a CDS encoding DUF6165 family protein has protein sequence MDAILTPVSIGELIDKITILEIKAERIDDAAKLANVRTELDGLLPLLQQQLQAQPALAALKQQLKAINERMWDIQDQLRDKEAAQVFDDAFIQLARGVYGTNGERVQVKNEINRVAGSALVEEKQYQGE, from the coding sequence GTGGACGCCATCCTGACTCCGGTATCGATCGGCGAGCTGATCGACAAGATCACCATTCTCGAGATCAAGGCCGAGCGCATCGACGATGCCGCCAAGCTGGCCAACGTGCGCACCGAGCTGGATGGCCTGCTGCCGTTGCTGCAGCAGCAGCTGCAGGCACAGCCGGCACTGGCCGCGCTGAAGCAGCAGCTGAAGGCGATCAACGAGCGCATGTGGGACATCCAGGACCAGCTGCGCGACAAGGAAGCGGCCCAGGTGTTCGACGATGCATTCATCCAGCTGGCGCGCGGCGTCTACGGCACCAATGGCGAGCGCGTGCAGGTGAAGAACGAGATCAACCGCGTGGCCGGTTCGGCACTGGTGGAAGAGAAGCAGTACCAGGGCGAGTAA
- a CDS encoding Ax21 family protein, which translates to MKNSLIALALAAALPFTASAAENLSYNYAEADYAKTDVDGIKADGWGVKGSYGFLPNFHAFGEYSRQEVDHTNIKVDQWKVGAGYNVEIAPSTDFVARVAYQKFDRKHGLDFNGYSAEAGIRTAFGAHAEVYGMVGYEDYAKKHGVDIDGQWYGRLGGQVKLNQNWGLNGELKMNRHGDKEYTVGPRFSW; encoded by the coding sequence ATGAAGAATTCGCTGATTGCTCTGGCTCTGGCCGCTGCCCTGCCGTTCACCGCTTCGGCTGCTGAGAACCTGTCGTACAACTACGCTGAAGCCGATTACGCCAAGACCGACGTCGATGGCATCAAGGCTGACGGCTGGGGCGTGAAGGGTTCCTACGGCTTCCTGCCGAACTTCCACGCGTTCGGTGAATACAGCCGTCAGGAAGTCGACCACACCAACATCAAGGTTGACCAGTGGAAGGTCGGTGCCGGCTACAACGTCGAAATCGCTCCGTCGACCGACTTCGTTGCCCGCGTTGCCTACCAGAAGTTCGATCGCAAGCACGGCCTGGACTTCAACGGCTACAGCGCTGAAGCCGGTATCCGCACCGCCTTCGGTGCCCACGCCGAGGTCTACGGCATGGTCGGCTACGAAGACTACGCCAAGAAGCACGGCGTCGACATCGACGGCCAGTGGTACGGCCGCCTGGGTGGTCAGGTCAAGCTGAACCAGAACTGGGGCCTGAACGGCGAGCTGAAGATGAACCGCCACGGCGACAAGGAATACACCGTCGGCCCGCGCTTCAGCTGGTAA